The following are from one region of the Endozoicomonas sp. 4G genome:
- a CDS encoding putative 2-aminoethylphosphonate ABC transporter substrate-binding protein codes for MKKRITALALAATSIFSASSFAASPVELTVYTAFESDLLDRYKKAFEQENPDISIKWVRDSTGIMTAKLLAEKENSRADVVWGLAGSSMALLKDEGVLDSYKPKGLGDIKAELVDPETGKAWFGNQAYFNVICYNEAVAEAKNLPKPDSWQDLLDPVYQGQIAMPNPASSGTGYMQVSAWLQSMGDDKGWAYMDKLNSNIAQYTHSGSKPCVQAAMGEVAIGISQAIRGAQLKNQGAPLDLILPEGGIGWDVESVGLVAGTDQAEAAKKLIDWSLSKEANVEYAEAYAVVGHEDVKKEVANYPDVESAMVDLDFGEMANDREAVLAEWSKRFDHMSEPKS; via the coding sequence ATGAAAAAGCGTATAACGGCCCTGGCCCTTGCAGCAACGTCGATTTTCAGCGCCTCATCTTTTGCCGCGTCCCCTGTGGAGCTGACGGTTTACACGGCTTTCGAATCCGACCTTCTGGATCGCTATAAGAAAGCCTTTGAGCAGGAAAACCCCGATATCAGCATCAAATGGGTACGGGACTCCACCGGTATCATGACTGCCAAACTGCTGGCAGAAAAAGAAAACAGCCGGGCAGATGTCGTATGGGGCCTGGCCGGTTCCAGCATGGCATTGCTGAAGGATGAAGGCGTGCTGGACAGCTACAAACCCAAAGGTCTGGGTGACATCAAGGCTGAGCTGGTGGACCCTGAAACGGGTAAAGCCTGGTTTGGTAATCAGGCTTACTTCAACGTTATTTGCTACAACGAAGCAGTCGCCGAAGCCAAAAACCTGCCTAAGCCTGACTCCTGGCAGGACCTGCTGGATCCGGTCTATCAAGGTCAGATTGCCATGCCTAACCCGGCCTCTTCCGGCACTGGCTATATGCAGGTTTCCGCCTGGCTGCAAAGCATGGGCGACGACAAGGGCTGGGCTTATATGGATAAGCTGAACAGCAACATTGCCCAGTACACTCACTCCGGTTCCAAGCCCTGTGTCCAGGCGGCCATGGGTGAAGTAGCCATCGGTATTTCCCAGGCCATTCGTGGCGCTCAACTGAAAAACCAGGGCGCACCACTGGATCTGATTCTGCCTGAAGGTGGTATTGGCTGGGATGTGGAATCCGTCGGTCTGGTGGCAGGCACCGATCAGGCTGAAGCTGCGAAAAAACTGATCGACTGGTCGCTGAGCAAAGAAGCCAATGTGGAATACGCTGAAGCTTATGCCGTTGTCGGTCATGAAGACGTCAAGAAAGAAGTCGCCAACTACCCGGATGTAGAAAGCGCTATGGTGGATCTGGACTTTGGTGAAATGGCCAATGATCGTGAGGCGGTGCTCGCAGAATGGTCCAAGCGTTTCGACCACATGTCTGAACCTAAGTCGTGA
- a CDS encoding putative 2-aminoethylphosphonate ABC transporter ATP-binding protein, protein MQPFLTIENLGKRFGDFTALEEISLSVNKGEFICFLGPSGCGKTTLLRMIAGLEACQQGEIWQDGTNITALPPEQRDFGIVFQSYALFPNLSVAENIGFGLKNQGQSRQDVEKTVNEWLDIIGLPDSGPKFPSQLSGGQQQRVALARALALSPGLLLLDEPLSALDAKVRIKLRETICKLQRKLGITTIMVTHDQEEAMAMADRIVVMNHGHIEQIGTPEEIYKHPASRFVAEFVGAMNFLEGNTNNQNQVMLANQTLSLPVAESTARKVTLGIRPEDFSFTEGPSALPVSVESLEFQGSFVRAECSPVGWSSERLIKVDVPIHQLAGLELEAGSLSRLSLSEKHIHVFPAA, encoded by the coding sequence ATGCAACCCTTTCTCACTATCGAAAACCTGGGGAAACGCTTTGGCGATTTCACCGCCCTCGAAGAGATTTCCCTGTCCGTTAACAAAGGTGAATTCATCTGTTTTCTCGGCCCTTCTGGCTGCGGAAAGACGACACTGTTGAGAATGATTGCCGGACTGGAAGCCTGCCAACAGGGAGAGATCTGGCAGGATGGCACTAACATCACCGCGCTCCCACCTGAACAAAGAGACTTCGGTATTGTCTTTCAATCCTATGCCCTGTTCCCCAACCTGAGCGTCGCAGAGAATATTGGTTTTGGTTTGAAAAACCAGGGTCAGTCCAGGCAGGACGTTGAGAAGACTGTTAACGAATGGCTGGACATTATCGGTCTGCCGGATTCCGGCCCCAAATTTCCGTCCCAGCTTTCCGGCGGCCAGCAACAACGTGTCGCACTGGCAAGGGCTCTGGCACTCTCTCCGGGATTGTTATTGCTCGATGAACCACTCTCTGCCCTGGATGCCAAGGTCAGAATTAAATTGCGGGAAACCATCTGTAAACTGCAAAGAAAACTGGGCATCACCACCATTATGGTGACCCATGACCAGGAAGAAGCCATGGCCATGGCGGATCGCATTGTGGTCATGAATCACGGACATATTGAACAGATCGGCACACCGGAAGAAATTTATAAGCACCCGGCCTCTCGCTTCGTGGCTGAATTTGTCGGTGCCATGAACTTTCTGGAAGGCAACACCAACAACCAGAATCAGGTCATGCTGGCCAACCAGACACTGTCTCTGCCAGTGGCTGAATCAACAGCAAGAAAAGTCACTCTGGGGATTCGTCCGGAAGACTTTAGTTTTACTGAAGGCCCGTCGGCACTGCCGGTCAGTGTTGAAAGCCTGGAGTTCCAGGGTTCTTTTGTTCGTGCCGAGTGCAGCCCGGTGGGCTGGAGCAGTGAACGACTGATCAAGGTCGATGTACCTATCCACCAGCTGGCCGGTCTGGAGCTGGAAGCGGGGAGCCTGAGTCGGCTGTCCCTGAGTGAAAAACATATCCATGTCTTCCCTGCCGCATGA